The following coding sequences lie in one Polyodon spathula isolate WHYD16114869_AA chromosome 15, ASM1765450v1, whole genome shotgun sequence genomic window:
- the LOC121327501 gene encoding kidney mitochondrial carrier protein 1-like: MSNFNWKPFVYGGLASVTAECGTFPIDLTKTRLQVQGQVSDAQHKEIRYRGMFHALVRIYKEEGLKALYSGIAPAVLRQASYGTIKIGTYQSFKRLFVDSPEEESLLVNILCGVLSGVISSSIANPTDVLKIRMQAQGCVMPGGMIGNFINIYQQEGARGLWKRL; this comes from the exons ATGTCTAACTTCAACTGGAAGCCCTTTGTGTATGGAGGTTTGGCTTCTGTAACTGCTGAATGTG GTACCTTCCCTATTGACCTCACCAAGACCCGTCTTCAGGTGCAAGGCCAGGTCAGTGACGCCCAACACAAAGAGATTCGATACCGGGGGATGTTTCATGCTCTTGTCCGGATATACAAAGAAGAAGGATTGAAAGCATTATATTCCGG gATTGCCCCTGCTGTGCTGCGGCAAGCTTCCTATGGAACGATAAAGATTGGCACGTACCAGAGCTTCAAACGCCTCTTCGTTGACAGCCCAGAAG aGGAGTCCCTGCTGGTCAACATTCTGTGTGGAGTTCTGTCTGGAGTGATCTCCTCTTCCATTGCTAACCCCACGGATGTATTGAAA ATACGAATGCAGGCTCAGGGATGCGTCATGCCGGGAGGAATGATTGGTAATTTCATCAATATCTATCAGCAGGAAGGAGCTCGTGGCCTTTGGAAA cgcCTTTAA
- the LOC121328143 gene encoding protein UXT-like — protein MPFHCRKVLDQRDEVSEKIAQYLQLKNVIQSLQESECKEITADVDLGCNFYVQTKVEDSSRIFVSIGYGFFVEFTLPEALRFIDKKTKQEETKQTETLTKDSSKIKGNIRMVLEGLRELQNLRDLPVDSRREVF, from the exons ATGCCTTTTCATTGCAGGAAAGTTCTGGATCAGAGGGATGAAGTTTCTGAGAAGATTGCCCAGTATCTACAGCTGAAGAATGTCATTCAAAGCTTACAG gAGTCGGAGTGCAAGGAGATAACAGCGGATGTGGATCTCGGTTGCAATTTTTATGTTCAAACCAAAGT TGAGGACTCCTCCAGGATCTTTGTCTCTATTGGCTACGGGTTTTTCGTTGAGTTCACCCTGCCAGAGGCGCTGAGATTCATCGATAAGAAAACCAAGCAGGAAGAAACCAA acagaCTGAAACACTTACAAAGGATTCATCCAAAATTAAAGGCAATATTCGTATGGTTCTAgag gGTTTGAGAGAACTCCAGAACTTGAGAGATCTCCCGGTGGATAGCAGAAGAGAAGTCTTCTGA